The stretch of DNA AGGTCATACAGTTCACGGGCCTCGGCGACAAAGACATGCAAAATGACTGTGCCGAAGTCCTGCAGCATCCACGACTGACTTTCGCCCCCTTCGAGAGCCGGAAGTGCCTGATAACGCTTTTTGAAAATGCCCCTGACTTCTTCGATAAGTGCCGCTGTCTGCCTGAGATTTGTGGCAGTGGCAATGACGAAGTAATCGGCAATCGGCGTGATTTTTGTCAGGTCGAGGAGTACGACGTCTTTGCAACGGAATTCTTCCGCCAGACGGGCACAATGGCAGGCATTCTTCAGTGAATCCTGCTGCTGTAGTACGAGTTCCTGCTGATAGGTGGTCTCGTCATAAATTTTCGTGGATGTCATGAACTCAAGCTCTTGCAGAGGCGAACAGGCAAAATATTGGTCAATCCTGGCAGCCAATCGATACGATCAATAGTCGGTATTTCTCGATAGCTGGCAGGATGATCAACGGTTTCTTATGTGAATGGTTTGTGCACATATCGTCGCTGATCTGTCATGTTGATGCAAGCAACAGCCAATAAAGGGCTTAAAAACAAAGCTTTTAACTGAAAACCTGATTCCACCTATCCCAGATATCAATGGCGAGTGGAGAGTCTGTTCAGCATTCTTGCTCCCAGCCGCAAGCCTGGCACGCAAATCGCAGTTGAATCGTGGAATCCGTATGAAGTGTCAGTTCAGTTCTGCAGACGAAACTCAGGTCAACAGGATCTTGATGACACTGCCCAAATCCAACGGGTTCGTAAACTTCTGGTACGATCACTTCTGACGCAATCAATTGATATGATTCACGGGCTCGGGAGAGATCTCCTGTTAAAGTTCAAAATATTCGCCATTTGAAAACTCACTTATGAAGCTGACTGTTCTTGGTGCTGCCGGTGAAGTGACTGGCAGCCAGCATTTGATCGAGACTTCAATGAGGCGACTTCTGCTCGATTGTGGTCTTTTCCAGGGCCATCGAGCCGAATCCCGTGCGAAGAACAGTCATTTTCATTGTCGCCCCAAAGAGCTTGATGCGGTCATTCTTTCGCATGCTCACATCGATCACTGCGGAAATCTTCCCGGTTTGTATAAGGCCGGTTTTCGAGGACCGATCTTCTGTACGCCACCCACTGCTGAGATCGCTGCAGTCATGTTACGGGATGCCGCAAAAATTCAGGGGGAAGATGCGGAATATCTGCGGAGGCATGTGGATCCTCGCGACGCACGAGCCATCGAACCGTTATACACCGAAGAGCATGCCAGAGCCGTTTGTGATCTCTTTGAAACGATTCCATATGGTCAACGGGAAGATGTGGGCAAAGATGTTCGCATTCTATTTCGAGAAGCCGGGCATATTCTCGGTTCGGCAATTGTAGAGCTCGATCTGGAAGAACAGGGGGAGTGGAAGCGCGTGGTCTTCACGGGTGATCTCGGCAGGCGCGGATTGCCGATTCTGCGCGATCCGCAATTGGTCGATCGATGCGACCTGCTGATTACCGAAGGAACCTACGGGAACCGGATTCATCCGGAAGCGGGTGCTCAGGAACTTGAACTCCAGCGCATCATCCAAAGAACTGCTGCCCGCGAAGGACGTGTGATTATCCCCGCGTTTGCGCTGGGGCGAACTCAAAACATTCTGTACTACCTCAATGATCTCAATAATCAGAACCTGCTTCCGCGGATCCCGATGTATGTCGATAGCCCGCTTTCCAGGGAACTCACGCAGATTTATCTGCGGCATTTGAACGAAATGGATGCGGCTGTGCAGCGTGTCCGGCAGGCTGATGAGCATCCCTTCAGCTTTCCGGGACTGCAATTCATACGAACACCTCAGGAAAGTGCCTCGCTCAATTATCGCAAAGGGTCATTTGTGGTCATTGCTTCGAGCGGCATGTGCGAAAGCGGTCGCGTGGTTCATCATCTCAAGCATGGCCTCGCTGATGAAAAGAACACCGTGATTCTGATGGGCTTTCAGGCTCAAGGAACACTCGGGCGGCGATTACAGGAACGCCGATCCCCTGTGAAAGTGCTGAATCGGGAAGTGGAAATTCGAGCCGACATCGAGTGTCTGACTGGCCTTTCGGCTCACGCCGATGCGGCCGACTTCCAGTGGTGGTTCGGCGAGCTCGGTAAGCGTGGAGGTTGCGGAAAAGCCGTCGTGGTGCACAGCGAGGAAGGACCAGCCGCAGCGACTGCCGCCCTTTTGGCCGATGTTTGTGATGAACCGCCGATTGTTCCCAAGCCGGGCGAAGTGGTTGAGTTTTAGAGCGTTTGCGAGTTTCTCCACAAAGATAACAAATCAAAAGAAAGTGCCCGGCTCCTCTTTGAAGCCGGGCACTCATAGACCTCATATCAATCAGACCTATTCCACCGTGACGCTCTTGGCGAGATTGCGGGGGCGATCGACGTTGCAGCCGCGGAGCAGGGCGATTTCGTAGGCCAAAAGCTGCAGTGGGACTGAAGTCACCATCGGTTGGAGGTATTCATCGACATCGGGCACATAGATCACGTCGTCCGCCAGTTCAGCAACTTTGTCGTCACCTTCGCAGGCGATGGCGATAATCGGGCCGCGACGGGCACGCACTTCTTCCATATTACTGATGACCTTTGGGTAAATCTGGCAGCGAGGAACCACAAACACACTGGGCGTCTCTTCGTCGACGAGAGCAATGGGCCCATGCTTCATCTCAGCAGCCGGGTAACCTTCAGCATGAATGTAACTGATTTCCTTCAGCTTCAGGGCACCTTCCAGCGCGACTGGGAAGTTGTGCAATCGTCCCAGGTAAAGGAAGTTTTCAGCGGTGTAATACTTCCGGGCAATTTCTTTGACCCGATTATGGCATTCGAGAGTCTGACGAATTTTGTCGGGCATTTTTCGCAGATTGGCAATCATGCGTTGGCCTGCCGGATAAGAAAGGTGGCGAATTCTTCCCATGAAGAGCGCCAGCAACGTGAGTACCGTCACCTGGGATGTGAAGGCCTTGGTCGATGCAACACCGACTTCCGGGCCGGCATGTAGATAAATTCCGCCGTCGGCTTCGCGGGCGATTGACGACCCGACGACGTTGCAGATGGCGAGAGTCGGGTGTCCTTTGCGTTTGCATTCACGCATGGCCGCCAGAGTATCGGCGGTTTCCCCACTTTGAGTGATTGCGAAGACCATTGTTCGCTCGGACATTGGCGGATTGCGATAACGCAGTTCGCTGGCATATTCGAC from Planctopirus ephydatiae encodes:
- the rsfS gene encoding ribosome silencing factor; amino-acid sequence: MTSTKIYDETTYQQELVLQQQDSLKNACHCARLAEEFRCKDVVLLDLTKITPIADYFVIATATNLRQTAALIEEVRGIFKKRYQALPALEGGESQSWMLQDFGTVILHVFVAEARELYDLEGLWADAPRLDWKKLLSSGAVQIS
- a CDS encoding MBL fold metallo-hydrolase, whose product is MKLTVLGAAGEVTGSQHLIETSMRRLLLDCGLFQGHRAESRAKNSHFHCRPKELDAVILSHAHIDHCGNLPGLYKAGFRGPIFCTPPTAEIAAVMLRDAAKIQGEDAEYLRRHVDPRDARAIEPLYTEEHARAVCDLFETIPYGQREDVGKDVRILFREAGHILGSAIVELDLEEQGEWKRVVFTGDLGRRGLPILRDPQLVDRCDLLITEGTYGNRIHPEAGAQELELQRIIQRTAAREGRVIIPAFALGRTQNILYYLNDLNNQNLLPRIPMYVDSPLSRELTQIYLRHLNEMDAAVQRVRQADEHPFSFPGLQFIRTPQESASLNYRKGSFVVIASSGMCESGRVVHHLKHGLADEKNTVILMGFQAQGTLGRRLQERRSPVKVLNREVEIRADIECLTGLSAHADAADFQWWFGELGKRGGCGKAVVVHSEEGPAAATAALLADVCDEPPIVPKPGEVVEF